The genomic segment TGGATCGCCTTTCCCGCTGGTCTCGCCATGGCGACGGCGCTGGGGGCACTGTTCGCGCTGTTGGCGTTGCGGGCTCGTGGCAGCTATTTGCTGATGATCACGCTGGCTTTGGCGCAGGTGGTCTGGGGCATTGCGTTCGGTTGGCGCACTGTGACAGGCGGTGACGACGGCCTGCCCGGCCTGCGTCGCCCAGCCTTCATTACCGACGAGACCTCATTCTATTTCTTCGTCCTTGCTTTGGTCGCCGCCTCGGCGCTCGTCCTTGTCGCGCTCATCCGCTCGCCTTTCGGACTGGCGCTGCAAGGCATTCGCGAAAGCGAAAGCCGCATGCAGGCGCTCGGCTTTAACGTCTGGCGGCATCAATTCGCGGCCTTTGTCATCGCTGCCGCCTTCGCCGGTCTCGCCGGTGCGCTCTATGTCTATTACAATCGCTTCGTTAGCCCGGATTTTCTGCATGTGGTGCGCTCAGCCGAAGTGCTGATCATGGTCATCATCGGGGGCGTCGGCACTCTGCTCGGCCCGGCCATCGGCGCGGCGGCGATCATCCTGCTGGAAGACATCATCTCCTCGCAGACCCAGCACTGGCTGCTGGCGCTGGGCATCATCTATGTGGTGACGACCCTGTTCGCGCCGCGTGGCCTGATCGGGCTCTATCGCGAGCGCTTCAAGCGGGGGCGCAAGTCATGACCCCGCAGGTGAAAGCACTCGACGTCGAGAACGTGGCGAAGAATTTCGGCGGCGTGCGCGCACTAACAGACGTGACGCTGTCTATGGTGCCGGGCGAACGCCTGGTGCTGCTCGGCCCGAACGGCGCCGGCAAGACGACGCTGTTTCATTCCATCTCCGGCAATATCATCGCCTCGGCCGGCCGCATCCGTCTGTTCGGCCAGGACATCACCCAGTTGGCACCTGATGCCCGCGCCCGGCTTGGCCTCGCCCGCACGTTTCAGATTACCAATCTGTTTCGCCAGCTCACCGTGTTCCAGAACATCCAGCTCGCGGTCTGTGGCGCTCAACAGGTAACCTTCAAATTCATTCGGCCGATGACCGACTATACCACCGTCAAGGCCCGCGCCGATGCGCTGCTGGCGGATTGGAACTTGACCGATGTCGCCGACACGATCGTGCAGAACCTGTCTTATGGCGAGCAGCGACAGATCGAGGTGGTGATGGCGCTGGCAGGCGATCCAAAAATCCTACTGCTCGATGAGCCGACCTCTGGCCTGTCGCCGGCCGAGACCCATCGCGTCGCCGCCATGGTGCGGGCCTTGCCGCGCGATATGACCATTTTGATGATCGAGCACGACATGGACGTCGCCTTCGAGATCGCCGACCGCATCGCCGTGATGCATCAGGGGCGAATCATCGCCGAGGGTGACGAGGCGGCCATTCGCGCCAACCAGCAGGTCAGCGACATCTATCTGGGCGTGGAGTGAACCATGCTCCAAGTTGAAAACATCTACACCAACTACGGCTCGAGCCAGGTGCTGCAAGATCTGTCGCTCGAGGTGAAGCCCGGCGAGATCGTCGGTATTCTCGGCCGCAATGGCGTCGGCAAGACGACCTTGAT from the Beijerinckia sp. 28-YEA-48 genome contains:
- a CDS encoding branched-chain amino acid ABC transporter permease; this translates as MYRNLIVIALAVVVFVALPFVLPSYYVGLTTKILIFALFAMSLDLLIGYTGLASLGHAAFFGVSAYTIGVLSVKLRMSEWIAFPAGLAMATALGALFALLALRARGSYLLMITLALAQVVWGIAFGWRTVTGGDDGLPGLRRPAFITDETSFYFFVLALVAASALVLVALIRSPFGLALQGIRESESRMQALGFNVWRHQFAAFVIAAAFAGLAGALYVYYNRFVSPDFLHVVRSAEVLIMVIIGGVGTLLGPAIGAAAIILLEDIISSQTQHWLLALGIIYVVTTLFAPRGLIGLYRERFKRGRKS
- a CDS encoding ABC transporter ATP-binding protein, with translation MTPQVKALDVENVAKNFGGVRALTDVTLSMVPGERLVLLGPNGAGKTTLFHSISGNIIASAGRIRLFGQDITQLAPDARARLGLARTFQITNLFRQLTVFQNIQLAVCGAQQVTFKFIRPMTDYTTVKARADALLADWNLTDVADTIVQNLSYGEQRQIEVVMALAGDPKILLLDEPTSGLSPAETHRVAAMVRALPRDMTILMIEHDMDVAFEIADRIAVMHQGRIIAEGDEAAIRANQQVSDIYLGVE